The Lacrimispora xylanolytica genome has a segment encoding these proteins:
- a CDS encoding MOSC domain-containing protein: MGIVKAVCISENRGTQKVNVKTAEFAMNYGIVGDAHGGDWHRQVSLLSNEKIEAFQREGADVLPGAFGENLIVEGFDFSSIPIGTRFQCKDVILQLTQHGKQCHSHCQIYYKMGKCIMPTEGTFAEVIKGGIISVGDELIQLKDRDDRLTAAVITLSDSGFAGQREDRSGLLLKELLEEKGYRMVESLLLPDEQSQIEEELIRLSDQRDVNLIVTTGGTGFSPRDCTPEATLAVATRNAPGISEAIRLYSMAITKRAMLSRGVSVIRGKTLIVNLPGSPKAVKESMDCIVDQLPHGLNVLLGRVSNCARP, encoded by the coding sequence ATGGGAATAGTAAAGGCAGTTTGTATCAGTGAAAATCGGGGAACCCAAAAGGTAAATGTGAAAACAGCTGAATTTGCCATGAACTATGGGATAGTAGGAGACGCCCATGGAGGGGACTGGCATCGCCAGGTAAGTCTTCTGTCTAATGAAAAGATTGAGGCATTTCAGAGAGAGGGCGCGGATGTGCTCCCCGGTGCTTTTGGAGAAAATTTGATTGTGGAAGGCTTTGATTTCAGTTCCATTCCAATAGGTACCAGATTTCAGTGCAAGGATGTAATCTTGCAGCTGACACAGCATGGCAAACAATGCCATTCCCATTGTCAGATCTATTATAAAATGGGTAAATGTATCATGCCCACAGAGGGAACGTTTGCAGAAGTTATAAAGGGAGGGATCATTTCTGTGGGAGATGAGCTGATTCAGCTTAAGGACCGGGATGACAGATTAACAGCTGCCGTTATAACCCTCAGTGATTCTGGTTTTGCTGGACAACGGGAAGACAGGAGCGGATTGCTGCTAAAAGAGCTATTAGAAGAAAAAGGCTACCGTATGGTGGAATCCTTGCTGCTTCCCGATGAGCAAAGCCAGATTGAGGAAGAACTGATCAGACTTTCCGATCAAAGAGACGTGAATCTAATCGTAACAACCGGCGGAACCGGATTCTCACCAAGAGACTGTACACCAGAGGCAACTCTTGCGGTAGCCACCAGAAATGCTCCCGGAATTTCGGAGGCCATAAGACTATACAGCATGGCAATCACAAAGAGAGCCATGCTCAGCCGTGGAGTCAGTGTAATTCGGGGGAAGACATTAATTGTAAATCTTCCCGGAAGCCCTAAAGCGGTAAAAGAAAGTATGGATTGTATTGTAGATCAGTTACCCCATGGACTGAATGTGTTATTAGG